A region of the Stieleria neptunia genome:
GATCGACGATTTCGTCACCGACGGCAGTGCCAACCCGAGTGAATTGACCGAGTCGGGAGGCTTGCTGTACTTTTCCGCCGATGAACCGGTGGGATCCGGTCGAGAGTTGTGGGTCAGCAATGGCACGCAAAGCGGAACGATGCGATTGATCGACTCGCAACCGGGCAGCGACGAGTACGGGGCACCGTTGGATGGTGACCCGCAAAACCTCACCGACATCGGCGGAACCTTGTTCTTCACAACGATCGACGGGACGGTGGACCGCGAGCTTTGGGCCAGCAATGGCACCGCCTTGACCACGCGCCCCATCGCCAACATCAATCCCGGCACGCAGTCGGCCGACGTCCAGCAATTCACGCCGGTCGGCGACCTGCTGTACTTCGTCGCCGATGATGGGATCAACGGCGAAGCGGTTTGGAGGGCTGACCCGACCAGCCAAACGGTCACCATGGTCGCCGACGTGACTGCTTCGTCCATCGACGCGGTTTCAGGGCTCGCCAAATTCGGCAGTGGTGTCGTGTTCTATAACTCGATCGCTGGCTCCGGCGGCGGGATGTATTACCACGACGGTTCCCAAACCACTCAATTCATGGCCGGAACGCCCGTTGCCGTCAATTTGGACGGCACGATGTTCGTCGAAAATCCCGCCGACAACCGCGTTTACTTTGTCACCAATGATGCGGCCAGCGGCGAAGAACTCTGGAGCAGTGACGGGACCCTGGCGGGAACCGCGATCGTCCAGGATTTGAACAGCGGAAACACCGGCAGCGAGCCGACCGAGCTGACGTCGTTCAAGGGACAGATCTACTTCGCTGCCGATGACGGCGTCGGCGGACGAGAACTGTTTTCGACAAGCGCCGGCGGAGGAATCCAACAGGTCCGAGACATCAATCCGGGCGCCATCGGGTCCGACCCGCAACAGTTGACGGTCAGCGGCGGCACGCTCTTCTTCGCCGCCGACGACGGCACCAACGGGCGAGAGTTGCAGACATCCGGCGGGACCCTGTTGGACATCAATCCGAACGGATCGTCCAACCCCGCCGAACTCACCGACATCGGCGGTACCCTTTACTTCGCAGCGGACAACGGTGTCGATGGCACGGAACCCTTCCTCTCCAACGGTACCGTCGCCACGCAAATTGCCAACGTCGGTCCGCTCAGCAGCAGTTCCAACCCCGACGGATTCACGGCATCCGACGGGCGTGTCTACTTTGCCGCCGAACAATCCAACCGCGGCGCACTGCTGGAAATCTTTTCCGGAATCAGCGGGACGCAGCTCGTCAATTTAACCGGTGCACCAAACTATCCCGATGCCCCCGACTCGATCGCGCTGCTCGACTCCTTCGAGATTCCGACCAATGTCGACAACAACTACGGGGCTCGTGTGCGGGCGTACTTGACCGTTCCCACGACAGGCGACTACACGTTTTGGATCGCCTCGGACGACCAAGGTTCCCTGCTGTTGAGCACGGATGACGATCCGGCCAACGCAGCTCAGATCGCTTCGGTCCCCGTCTGGACCAGCTCTCGGCAGTACGACAAATACCCCACCGACCAGCAGTCGGCGCCGATCCGCTTGGTCGCCGGACAGGTGTATTACATCGAAGCGTTGATGAAGGAAGGCTCCGGCGGCGACAACTTGTCGGTCGCCTGGTCCGGCCCCGGAATCCTGGGACCAACCGTGATCGGCGGACAGTATCTCACCCGCTTCGGCGTCGCACCCACCGACCTGGGGACCGGACGTGAATTGTGGAGCACCGACGGGACGCCCGCCGGCACGGAATTGGTCGCCGACCTCCAACCGGGGCTGCCAAGCAGCAACCCCGAACCCAAAGGTTCGACGGGGTTGAGATTGTTGCTCAGCGTGACCGATGACGGATCGGTCGGACGTGAGCCCTACAGTAGCGGAGGCACGCCGGCAAACACGTCGTTGATCGAAGACTTGAACCGGGACCTGCGATTCGGAAGCGATCCCGAAGGGTTCCATCCCTTTGGCGACGATTGGCTGTTCGTCGGCGATGACGGCCTGATCGGAAACGAACTGTATCGACTTGCCGCCGACGCACCGGTCGCCCCCGACGTGGAAGTCGCAGCACCGCCGGGCGTTGATCCGCCGGTCGGCCGGCAACAGCGCTCGATGGTCGATTCGATCAGTTTGGTCTTCGACGAAGAAGTCCTTGTCGCTGAGACGGCGATCGAGTTGACGAACCGGGACACGAACACAAAAGTCACGTCGCTGATCGTGAACGCCACATTCCGAGACGGCCGGACGATCGTGGAACTGACGTTCGGGCCCGGTCCATCGGTGGTCTCCCGTGATCCGTCCGGGACCACCGGGTTGCTCAATTCGCTGGCCGACGGGAACTATCAATTGACCGTGCCGGCGGACGCAATCCAATCGCTACAGACGGGATTGAGTTTGGACGGGGATTGGGTGCATGGTGAAAACGCAGCCGACCGATTCTTTCGATTCTATGGTGACAGCGACGGCGACCGGGATGTCGACGGCCACGACTATGGACGCTTCGGGCTGACGTTCCTTCAATCGGCACCGGGCATCTACAATCCAGATCTTGATTACGAAGGCGATGGAGACGTCGACGGTCAAGACTACGGCCGATTCGGTCTTCGTTTCATGCGTCGCCTCGACCATTCCTGACTGCTGCCGCGTCCCGACATTCACACCTGCCAGAGTCCGTGTTGAATGCCACCCTGAAAGAAAATGGCGCACTTCCCGTGACCGGGCAACTCCATCGGCGCAAGCGCGACCTGGCCCCCGGCCGCCTCGGCAGATGTCACCGCGGCATCAATGTCGTCGACCAGCACGTAAGGTCGGACGATGGGCGACTCGGATTCGTGCATCGGAGCCCGCACGCCGATCTTTCCCCCGCCCGCTAGCGTGGCCGTGCGTGCATTGCCAAGCGCCGGATCGCCCGTGCCGAACGTCACGCCATGGAGTTCGGAAAGCGTTGCGCACACGATGTCGACGTCCGGCGTCACGAACTCTAGATAGTGGACTTGCATTGTTTTTCTCGCTCAACTGAAATGGGTTTAAAAATGTAGAGAGAACCACCTGCCTCGGCGTCAGCAGCGTAGACGGCCTGCGGGAGACCGAATTCAGTGTAGATTGCACGGGCAACCCGAATCGATCGGTTGCACGTCGGGCGCAAGTTTACAACAGCCCGTCGCCACCGCTTCGTTCAGGATCGCAACGAGAACAGCATGAAGGATTCCGCAACGAACGCGCCGGCGGACGTTCATCGATTCTACAACGAGCTGCCGAACCGTTTCGTGGCTTGGGCCGCAGTCTGCTCGATCGGGCTGTTCGGTTTGATGCTGCTCTCAGCCGGCCTGCACCGCGGGTTGCGCAACGGACTCGCCGGGCTACCAGCCGATGAAACGTTGCTGATCATTATGGGCGTCGTCATTTCGTCCGGGGCCGGATTGTTGGTCCGGCATCTGGCCACCGCCCGTGTCACGTTGACGCCGACGCATCTGGTGGTCAGCCGCTGGGTCGGGTCGCGCCGTTTTGCCCTGAATGAAATCACGGGATTGGCGCGGTATCGCAAGACGGTCAAAACCAAATCGCGTCTGGGACCTGCAAAGCCTACCGCCGGCTGGTCCACGTTCACGGTTGAGGTGCTGATCCTCAGGCTACCGAATCGATGCACGGCCCAATTCACGCTTCCCGAGTTTTGCGGCAACGTCGAGCTGCTGGAACTGCTGCAAAACCGCACGGGACTCAATTTGAACGAGTTTGGCGATGAAGCAGCAAAGGCCAAGGCATGGCGGAACGGCATCGGCGGTTGAGCCCGCGTCAACGCGAGGCTTTCTCGCGATACTGCGGCGGTGCGTAGGCTTCGTAACTCGGGGCGTCGTACTGGGAACGCAGTTGGTCGTAGGTTTCGTGAAGCTGCTTGCGGACTTCGGCGTAGTTCTGATCGGAGTAAACGTTCCGCATCTCGGTGGGGTCGTTGACCAAATCGAACAGCTGCCACTCATCGGTCCACGGCAGGTAAAACAATTTGTGCGTGTGCGTTCGAACGCCGAAGTGTTGCGGGACGGCGTGTTCGCCGAGTTCGTAATACGCGTAATAGACCGAATCGCGAATCTGTTGATCGCTGTCCTTGAGCACCGGCATGATCGACGTCCCTTGAACTTCGTCGGGAGTGTCCATGCCGGCCATGTCCAGGAACGTGGGGGCGTAATCGATGTTTTGAATCAGTGCCGTCGGCTTGGCGCCCGGCTGGACCACGCCGGGCCAGCGGATCACAAACGGCATTGTGAACGATTCTTCGAACATCCATCGTTTGTCGAACCAGCCATGTTCGCCGAGATAAAACCCCTGGTCGGACGAATAGATCACGACGGTGTTGTCGGCCAACTGGTGATTGTCCAGGTAGTCTAGCAGTCGGCCCACGCTCTCGTCGACTGCCTTGACCGTTTCCAGATAGTTCTGCATGTAGCGTTGGTACTTCCAACGCACCAGTGCTTGATGATCGATCGTTCCGGCTTTGTAGTCGTCGATAAAGGCTTTGTTTTTTGGTGCGAAGTGGGCGTCCCATGTGGCCTTTTGCGACTCCGTCATGCGGTTGTATTCCGGGGTGCCGTACGACCGGAACTCCGGCAAGGTGACGCCCTGCATTTCTTCTTTGCGCAGCTTCAAATCATAGGCCCAGGTCATGTGCCGATCGATTTCCATTTCATTCTTGGGCAACGTTCGGCTGCGCGTGGCATAGTCGTCGAACAAGTTGCTCGGCTCGGGAATGGTGACCCCGTCCAGCGTGCCGAGGTGGCGCAGGGCGGGGGCAAACGTTCGGTGCGGTGCCTTGTGCTGGCACATCAGGAAGAACGGTTTGTCGGCATCGCGGCGGTCGAGCCACTGGATCGCTTTGTCGGTCGTGATGTCGGTGGCGTATCCGTCAAACCGTTTCTGTTTGCCGTCCATCGAGATGAAAACCGGATTGTAATAGCTGCCTTGCCCGGGCAAGATGTCCCAGTAGTCAAAGGCGACGGGGTCGGTTTTCAAGTGCCACTTCCCGATCACCGCGGTCTGGTAACCACCGCCGTGCAAGGACTTGGCGACGGTCCATTGAGACTGGTCGAACCCCGCGCCGGTGTTGCGCAAGAAACCATTCTTGTGGCTGTGTTTGCCGGACAGGATGCAAGCGCGTGACGGGCCACAGATGGAATTGGCGCAAAAGGAATTGCGAAACAGGGCGCCTTCGTTGGCGATGCGATCGATATTGGGCGTCGGCGCGACCTCCGCCAGCCGACCGCCGTAAGCCGAGATCGCGTTCAACGCATGGTCGTCGGAAAAGATGAACAAGATGTTCGGGCGATCGGCGGCCAGGGCGGGAGCGAGGGTTGCCAGGGTCAGGATTGCCAGGGAAAGGATTCGTCTCATGAAACAGCGTTCTTGTCGTCGGGGGTGTCGGGGTGGCGTGAACGGATGGGAAGGCGAACCACCAACGGGCATCGCATCGATTGGTCCATTTTTCGCTGCAACCAGTCTAACAACCGGCAAGCGATCGCGGACGCAGCTCCGCCGTTTGGAGATGGACGGCACGCAAAACGGACACAATCCTGACACGAACGAAGCGCAAGGGAGTGGATTGTCCACTTTTAGCGGAAGGGCGCGAGCGGGCTGTCGATTGAGTCGGAATCTGCTGATTCAATGGTGAGCCGCTGGCCGTCAGGCCTCGGGCAGCGCCGCAGTGCCCGGCCGCTGACGCGTCGCGGCTCACAAAAACGACAGCCCGCGAGCCGTCCGGTCGCGTTTCAAAAACACCGTGAAAGACCGGAGGGCTCGCGCCCTGCCGCTAACAATCGACACCCCGCTTGACGTCAAATTAGATGGCATGGGGCTGCGCCCTGCCGCTAAAACCTCATCAAACACAAGAAACCGATGCTTCACGCCGACCCGTTGGTGCCGCGAGCGGGCAACGATGTTGCGAAGGGCCGCTATTTTCCGATCCATCGGCCCACCTTTTTTGATCTTTCTTTGCCTGGTAACGTTGCGTCGGTCGGCGGCCGAACCAAACTCGTCCGCATCCTCTCAGCCAAGCGGTGGCTGAAGCGATCACCCATGCATTGAACAAGGAAAAGATGAAGAATGGACGCTGATAAAATCGATGGAATTGCCCGTGCAGTTGTGATTTCCGGGATCGGATTGGTCGCCTTGGTGCTCGCCGCCCAAAAGTTTCTGTTTTAAAGCTCTGGCGAGATCCGTTCGACCTGACGAAGCACATCGGCGAAGGGGATTTGTTCACAGACCCCAAAACTGGCGTGCCGGGACAGCCGCGACCGGATCATCTGCGGTGACGACAGTCCGCACAAAAAGCGTGCCCGTTGACGCGCGGTCGCAAAATGATCGGGATACTGCCGACAAACCTCGGCCAGCGCGGTTCGCACGCCGTCACCGATCTCGCGATGGGTGATCGCGGGAATCGTGTGGGGACCTTCGCCAAGGCAATGACTGCAGGCACCACACGCTGCGTCCATCGTCTCGCCAAAATGTTCGGCCAACAATCGCGATTGGCAACTCGCTGCGCTGGCGATTGCGAACACGTCTTCCAGCCTGGACACCTCCGACTGCTCACGACCGACCACTTTTTCGAAATACTGGTCGGCAATGACCTTGGGGTGCTCCAGCCGCCGTTTCCAACGGTAACCGTGAACCAGATCGCTGACGTTGACTTCGATCCAGTTTTGCGCCGCCATGAAGTCGATGGCTTTGACGATCCGTTGTCGATCTTGACCGAGCGCCTTGGCTGCGGTGACGGTATTGAGTGAAAACCACTTCCGCGCCTTGGTCAATTGTCCCAGCAATCCGGCCAGAAACTCTCGCCGTTCGCCGTCAAAGTTGTTCAAGATCGCGCGCGAGGTCACCAAGGGATGAATCTTGTACGAATCGTAGCGCGGCGACGTCGCTTGCAAGTAGCCGTCCAGTTCCAAGTACGTCAGCAACGTGCGAACGACAAGGATTCGGATATCGGTTTCGAACGACAGCTTGTAATGGGAGATAAAGAATTCGTCGGGTTGGCCGTGGCAAAAATCGATCATCCGTCCCACGCTGTGACGGCTGGGCGTGTCGCCATAGGTGAAATTCTCTAACACCACACGATCTTCGGGCAGCAACAACAGTTCGCAAATCGACCGCTCGCCGTCACGTCCGGCGCGTCCGATCTCTTGTGCGTAGGCCTCCAGTGATTTGGGCGGATTGTAGTGATAGACGTAGCGGATATTTGCTTTGTCGATCCCCATCCCAAAGGCGATCGTCGCGACGATGATGCCGTCGCCGGATGCCAAAAAATCTTGTTGGATCGTCGCCCGCGTCTCGGCGTCCATCCCGGCGTGGTACGCGGTCGCAGGGATGCCATCGTCGCTGAGTTGCTCGGCGATCGTTTCGGCCGTTTTTTGTTTCGAGACATAGACCAACGTGGCCCCACGTGGTCGCGACTCAATCCGCTGGCGGAGTGTTTCGTAGTGATCCGCCGCGGTGACAACGGTGCTTTTTAAATGCAAATTGGAGCGATGAAACGGGGTGCGGATCGCATCGTCGCGTTCAATGGCAAAGGCCTTGCGAATGTCCTCCAGCACCGCGGGCGTCGCCGTGGCGGTCAGCGCCAGGATACGATCGGCGTTGAGCGTGCCGGCCAACTCGGCCAGTTTCAAATAATCCGGGCGAAAATTGTGTCCCCATTGACTGATGCAGTGCGCTTCGTCGATCGCAAACAGCGAGACATCCAAGGATCCGACCGAGGCGAGAAATCGTTCGTTGAAAAATCGCTCCGGGGCGACGTACAGCAGGCGAATCGAACCGTCGCGGATTCCCCGCATCGCGTCGCGAAACTCTTGCTCTGTCAAGGAACTGTCCAGTCGAGCGGCGCGGATCCCACGTGCGGCCAAGGCGTCACACTGGTCCTTCATCAACGCGATCAGCGGCGAAACGACGACCGTCGTTCCGCTCAACATCTGGCTGGGCAATTGGTAACACAGACTCTTGCCGCCGCCGGTCGGAAACACCGCCGCGACATTCTTTCCGGCCAACAGACGCTCGATCACCGCCGCCTGCCCGCTGCGAAACTCGTCCAGCCCGAACCGGTCGCGCAGAATCTGACGTGCTTCCCGGGCCAACTCCGTTTCAGCCAATGTCATGGTCATTCCTTGTATACTGTGGCTACGGCTCAATCATCAACGCAGCATGCTTCCCACCCGATGCTAAGGTTTACCAACACCGCCATGAAATCAATCCCGCTACGTTCATTTTTCTGCTCACTGGCCGTGATCGTGCTGGCGTGTGGCTGGCTCGTCGAGGCGTCAGCCCAGCAGACGTCAGCCCAGCAGACGCCGCCCAACGTCGTGATCATTTTCATCGACGACATGGGCTATGCGGACATCGGCCCGTTCGGTGACACGGGCTATCCGACGCCGAATCTGGACCGCATGGCAGCCGAAGGTCGCAAGTTCACCGATTTCTGCGTCTCGTCCGCCGTCTGCAGCGCCTCACGCTCGGCCTTGATGACGGGGTGCTACCACAAACGTATCGGCATTTCCGGCGCACTGGGGCCAAAGTCAAACATCGGGCTGAACTTCAACGAGACGACGATTGCGGAAGTGTGCCGCAGCAAGGGGTATCGCACGGCGATTTACGGCAAATGGCATCTCGGACACCACCCCAAGTTCCTGCCCACCAACCACGGCTTCGACGAGTATTACGGGATTCCGTACAGCAATGACATGTGGCCGCTGCATCCGGCCACCGTCGCCAAGCGCCGCATCAATCCCAACGCGCCGAGTAATTGGGCCGAATTGCCGATGATCAAGGACACGAAAGTTGTCATCGACAGTATCCGACCGGAAGACCAACAGCAGATGACGAAGCAGTTCACCGAGCGGGCCGTCGAGTTCATCCGACGCGATTCCGATAAACCGTTTTTCCTCTACCTGCCACACCCGATGGTGCATGTCCCGTTGTTCGTCTCCGACGCGTTTCGCGGCAAGAGCGGACACGGTTTGTTCGGTGACGTGGTCATGGAAGTGGATTGGTCGGTCGGTCAAATCTTGGACGCGATCGAAGACATCGGCGTCCAACGCAACACCCTGGTCGTGTTCACCAGCGACAACGGACCCTGGCTTTCGTATGGGACGCATGCCGGGAAAGCGACGCCGCTGCGCGAGGGCAAGGGCACGATGTTTGAAGGCGGCTATCGCGAGCCGACGTTGATGTGGTGGAAAGGAAAGATCCCGGCGGGAACCACTTGCGATACCTTTGCCAGCACCATCGATTTGTTGCCCACGATCGCCGCACTGGCCGATGCCGAATTGCCCGACCACAAGATCGACGGCCACGACATCCGCCCCTTGATGTTCGGCCACAGCGATGCCAAGACGCCCCACGATTCGTTCGCATGTTTTTACAAAGGCGAATTGGAAGCGGTGCGGAATGAACGCTTCAAGTTGGTGTTTCCACACAAGTACCGCACACTCAACGGACACCCCGGTGGCACAGGCGGATTGCCGATCGCGTACCAGAACCAAATGGCCGAGCGGGCGTTGTACGATTTGGACAACGACATCGCTGAAACGACCGATGTCTCGGCCGAGTTCCCCGACGTCGTCGCCGAACTGGAAGCCGCAGCGGCCAGCTATCGCAACGAGATGGGGGACAAGTTGACGAAAACCAAGGGAACCGAAATCCGGCCGGCCGGGCGAATGGAACCGGGCGACGAAACGTTGCCGCTGGTTTGGTAACATGCTGGACCATCGACTTCAATCCAAACTCGTCGATCTCTGCCACCTGTTGATCGACCAACGTCGCGCCAGGGTCATCGTTCCGCCTTATGATGCGAGTTCGGGCTTCTGGTTCGGCGGCGGAAACATGGCGGTCGGACCCCAGGGCGATCTTTATTTGGTCGGCCGCTACCGCAATCACGGCGATTCAAGAACCGGGTTGGCTGCGGGCAGTCGCGGGCTGGAATTGGCGATCTTTCGATCGCGCGATCAAGGCCGATCATTTGAAAAAGTCGTGGGGATGGGCAAGCAAGAACTGTCTCCCGGCGAGACACCGGTGCTGTCGATCGAAGGCAGTGCGATCCGCTTTAGCCCAAACTCGGTCGAACTGTATGTTTCAACCGAAAAAGACCGAGTCGGTTATCCACCAGAGTTTCAACGGTTTCTGAAACCCGGCACCGGGGTGTGGTCGATCGATCGAATCGATGCCGACTCGGTTGAGGGCCTGAAAGACGCGGCGATCGTTCCGTGGCTGGTGTCGAAGGAACCGGAGACGATTCACGTCAAAGACCCGTTTCTGTATGAGACACCTACCGGCCCGTTGCTGCTGTTTTGCTCGCACCCCTTCAATTGGAGCTGTTCCAACACGGGATTCGTGCCGGCAGACGCCGCCGTCCCGCGGGACGATTCTGTCTCGTCTGAAACCTCCGGCGCCTCGACGCGCTGCGAATCGGCAACCTTCGACTTTTTTCCTCGCGGCAATGTCTGGGACGTCGCCATGACTCGCGGCACGGCGGTCATCGACGTGCCTGCACTCGGTGCGTTTCTCGGGCAGAACGTGCAATTGATGTTCTATGACGGCGGTGAATGCGTGCGCGATCACACGCAACACGCCGAATCGGTTGCCCGCCCCCGCGGCCATTCGTGCGAGGAACTCGGCGGTGCCGCTGTGTTCCTCGACCGACGTTGGCAACAACCGCAACGACTGTCTCGGTACGAGCCCTTGTTTGTCAGCCCGTTCGGTACGGGGTGCAGTCGCTATGTGGACGTCTTGGATCGCCCCGAGGGGATGTACGCCACCTGGCAGCAATCACAACCCGACGGTTCACAGCCGCTTGTGTTGCACTTCGTCCCCCGCAGCGAAATCGAGTCCGTGCTGGCATAGTTTTCTATATCAGCCCACCTTGCGACCGTCGGGTTGTAATGCCCATCATTCCGCCCTCCCATTGTTTTGCCCCCATCGTTTTGCCTTCCCATTTTTCTGCCCCACATTTTTCTGCCACTTCGCCCCCCATCCCGTCTGAAACTGGTCAAACCTTGCCGATCGTGACGATTGGCTTCAACGAGACAAATTCCTGACGGGCATCCGTCGATAAATCCACGACGCTTCCATCCGCTCGCCCTCTCAACAGTCACGGGATCGTCCATGCCATTCCTTCGCGGTAGCCTCGCGTTTCAAAGATTCAGTGTCACCGGTTTCGAAGCGGAACGCTTCGGCGACGAGCACATCGAGATCCTCTCCAAGCACGCTGCCGGCAAGTTTCAAACCGCCTCGGAGGAAAACGTCTCGGTCGGTTTTTTGGGTGGCGAACACTTGTTCGACCAGGATTTTGATCACAGCAAAAATCTGATCAACGAAGCCATTCACTTCTCCGCCCGATTTGACACCAACCAAATCCCGTCTGCCTACCGAGCCGCTTGGCTGCAAATGGAATTGGCCGGAATCGCCAAGGACAGCGAGACGGGCGTGGTCACCAAAGCCCAACGCAAAGAGGCCAAGGAGGCGGTGGAACAACGCTGTGAAACTGAAGCGGCGACCGGCAAGTATCGCAAAATGCAATCCTTTCCGATGCTTTGGGATTACGCCAACGAGCTGCTGTACTTCGGAGGCTCGGTGGGCACGGCCGGCCGACATTGTCTGGATTTGGTCGAGCGAGCCTTCGGTGTGGAACTCCGGCACTGGAGCGCGGGATCGTTGGCCGAACAATGGGGGATCGACAACGAATTGTACGGCGAAGTTGATGATCTGCAGCCGGTGAGTTTCGTTAGCGGCCAAACCATGGGCAGCCACAAATGGTCCAACGAGCATTCACAGTCACCCGATTTCCTGGGCAATGAGTTCTTGATGTGGCTTTGGTGGACACTGGAAAATCAAACCGACACGCTCACGCTGGCCGACGATTCCAAAGTCACCGTGATGCTGGCCAAGACGCTCAGCCTGGAATGCCCGCTGGGCGAATCAGGCAAGGAGAGCATCTCGGCGGAGAGCCCGGTCAAGCTGCCCGAAGCGATGCAGGCGATCCGCAGCGGCAAATTGCCCCGCAAAGCCGGCATGACGATTGTCCGCGACGATCGCCAGTTCGACCTGACGCTGCAAGCAGAATCGTTCGGGATCAGCGGCGCGAAAATCCATCTGGA
Encoded here:
- a CDS encoding sulfatase family protein → MKSIPLRSFFCSLAVIVLACGWLVEASAQQTSAQQTPPNVVIIFIDDMGYADIGPFGDTGYPTPNLDRMAAEGRKFTDFCVSSAVCSASRSALMTGCYHKRIGISGALGPKSNIGLNFNETTIAEVCRSKGYRTAIYGKWHLGHHPKFLPTNHGFDEYYGIPYSNDMWPLHPATVAKRRINPNAPSNWAELPMIKDTKVVIDSIRPEDQQQMTKQFTERAVEFIRRDSDKPFFLYLPHPMVHVPLFVSDAFRGKSGHGLFGDVVMEVDWSVGQILDAIEDIGVQRNTLVVFTSDNGPWLSYGTHAGKATPLREGKGTMFEGGYREPTLMWWKGKIPAGTTCDTFASTIDLLPTIAALADAELPDHKIDGHDIRPLMFGHSDAKTPHDSFACFYKGELEAVRNERFKLVFPHKYRTLNGHPGGTGGLPIAYQNQMAERALYDLDNDIAETTDVSAEFPDVVAELEAAAASYRNEMGDKLTKTKGTEIRPAGRMEPGDETLPLVW
- a CDS encoding RecQ family ATP-dependent DNA helicase, with translation MTLAETELAREARQILRDRFGLDEFRSGQAAVIERLLAGKNVAAVFPTGGGKSLCYQLPSQMLSGTTVVVSPLIALMKDQCDALAARGIRAARLDSSLTEQEFRDAMRGIRDGSIRLLYVAPERFFNERFLASVGSLDVSLFAIDEAHCISQWGHNFRPDYLKLAELAGTLNADRILALTATATPAVLEDIRKAFAIERDDAIRTPFHRSNLHLKSTVVTAADHYETLRQRIESRPRGATLVYVSKQKTAETIAEQLSDDGIPATAYHAGMDAETRATIQQDFLASGDGIIVATIAFGMGIDKANIRYVYHYNPPKSLEAYAQEIGRAGRDGERSICELLLLPEDRVVLENFTYGDTPSRHSVGRMIDFCHGQPDEFFISHYKLSFETDIRILVVRTLLTYLELDGYLQATSPRYDSYKIHPLVTSRAILNNFDGERREFLAGLLGQLTKARKWFSLNTVTAAKALGQDRQRIVKAIDFMAAQNWIEVNVSDLVHGYRWKRRLEHPKVIADQYFEKVVGREQSEVSRLEDVFAIASAASCQSRLLAEHFGETMDAACGACSHCLGEGPHTIPAITHREIGDGVRTALAEVCRQYPDHFATARQRARFLCGLSSPQMIRSRLSRHASFGVCEQIPFADVLRQVERISPEL
- a CDS encoding PA14 domain-containing protein; translated protein: MMPLLHQARAARNRRRNARTIRRQRLSSQIEQLERRDLLAFDIGLFADINQQGVSAAIDHLVEFKGEVYFVADDGRSGSELWKSDGTIDGTGQVADLLPGVDGSLPEDLTVLGAELFFTALDELGETDLWKTDGTTAGTTMVFDADANGVYYLRDLTASGGNLFFTAYHYDSGYELWIHDQAVGGTMLVKDINPDQTIIDRPRELTDVDGTLFFTSYENGYYNRELWMSDGSEAGTMMVKDLAIDTSDPLDPDPSISSYPTYLTNVDGVLFFVAEDPVDGVELFRSDGTSAGTLQVADLHPSGSSYPDDLTAFDGHVFFSADDGVTGRQLFKSQVATGTTTMVANTAGGSNASNPTDLEVVGQELFFAAEGVVPATTVSADAPTLLTDNSILSGSAWAGIVTGLTTGPDRGNLATFGGNGVFTAKPQTSTNDGPGWVVNGAKIGDAGVGLETLALNDFYLADIDSGDLDNDSWEWTISDAAGLTNLAFTGFASGNQFDQSHEGLVFELFLNHSTTRTSVLELAGDELDNWFAGRSANNIAISHPGGPTVTTATLRMTIGRDGAPAFADGGSEAIVVNATLTADLSPATTARLPVGRELHKTDGTTAGTVLIDDFVTDGSANPSELTESGGLLYFSADEPVGSGRELWVSNGTQSGTMRLIDSQPGSDEYGAPLDGDPQNLTDIGGTLFFTTIDGTVDRELWASNGTALTTRPIANINPGTQSADVQQFTPVGDLLYFVADDGINGEAVWRADPTSQTVTMVADVTASSIDAVSGLAKFGSGVVFYNSIAGSGGGMYYHDGSQTTQFMAGTPVAVNLDGTMFVENPADNRVYFVTNDAASGEELWSSDGTLAGTAIVQDLNSGNTGSEPTELTSFKGQIYFAADDGVGGRELFSTSAGGGIQQVRDINPGAIGSDPQQLTVSGGTLFFAADDGTNGRELQTSGGTLLDINPNGSSNPAELTDIGGTLYFAADNGVDGTEPFLSNGTVATQIANVGPLSSSSNPDGFTASDGRVYFAAEQSNRGALLEIFSGISGTQLVNLTGAPNYPDAPDSIALLDSFEIPTNVDNNYGARVRAYLTVPTTGDYTFWIASDDQGSLLLSTDDDPANAAQIASVPVWTSSRQYDKYPTDQQSAPIRLVAGQVYYIEALMKEGSGGDNLSVAWSGPGILGPTVIGGQYLTRFGVAPTDLGTGRELWSTDGTPAGTELVADLQPGLPSSNPEPKGSTGLRLLLSVTDDGSVGREPYSSGGTPANTSLIEDLNRDLRFGSDPEGFHPFGDDWLFVGDDGLIGNELYRLAADAPVAPDVEVAAPPGVDPPVGRQQRSMVDSISLVFDEEVLVAETAIELTNRDTNTKVTSLIVNATFRDGRTIVELTFGPGPSVVSRDPSGTTGLLNSLADGNYQLTVPADAIQSLQTGLSLDGDWVHGENAADRFFRFYGDSDGDRDVDGHDYGRFGLTFLQSAPGIYNPDLDYEGDGDVDGQDYGRFGLRFMRRLDHS
- a CDS encoding sulfatase family protein; translated protein: MRRILSLAILTLATLAPALAADRPNILFIFSDDHALNAISAYGGRLAEVAPTPNIDRIANEGALFRNSFCANSICGPSRACILSGKHSHKNGFLRNTGAGFDQSQWTVAKSLHGGGYQTAVIGKWHLKTDPVAFDYWDILPGQGSYYNPVFISMDGKQKRFDGYATDITTDKAIQWLDRRDADKPFFLMCQHKAPHRTFAPALRHLGTLDGVTIPEPSNLFDDYATRSRTLPKNEMEIDRHMTWAYDLKLRKEEMQGVTLPEFRSYGTPEYNRMTESQKATWDAHFAPKNKAFIDDYKAGTIDHQALVRWKYQRYMQNYLETVKAVDESVGRLLDYLDNHQLADNTVVIYSSDQGFYLGEHGWFDKRWMFEESFTMPFVIRWPGVVQPGAKPTALIQNIDYAPTFLDMAGMDTPDEVQGTSIMPVLKDSDQQIRDSVYYAYYELGEHAVPQHFGVRTHTHKLFYLPWTDEWQLFDLVNDPTEMRNVYSDQNYAEVRKQLHETYDQLRSQYDAPSYEAYAPPQYREKASR
- a CDS encoding VOC family protein, encoding MQVHYLEFVTPDVDIVCATLSELHGVTFGTGDPALGNARTATLAGGGKIGVRAPMHESESPIVRPYVLVDDIDAAVTSAEAAGGQVALAPMELPGHGKCAIFFQGGIQHGLWQV